One Pseudomonadota bacterium DNA window includes the following coding sequences:
- a CDS encoding DUF3577 domain-containing protein, which translates to MTEQHTTYFDLHTQGLGYLHRAREVTPKRGQPFLAVEISALHGAEDAVQYTRFDTRVSGREAQAIVRELMPDIAAEKRVLVGFKLGDLYAEPFEYQKGEKQGPDGCPAQGQAPFRPLGKDRRRVCRAAEVPGDRDAPV; encoded by the coding sequence ATGACCGAGCAACATACCACCTATTTCGATCTCCATACCCAGGGCCTCGGCTATCTGCATCGGGCCCGCGAGGTCACACCGAAACGCGGCCAGCCGTTTCTCGCCGTCGAGATCTCGGCGTTGCACGGGGCGGAGGACGCCGTCCAATACACCCGCTTCGATACGCGCGTCTCGGGCCGCGAGGCCCAGGCGATCGTGCGCGAGCTCATGCCCGACATCGCGGCCGAGAAGCGGGTGCTCGTCGGGTTCAAGCTCGGCGATCTCTATGCAGAGCCCTTCGAGTACCAGAAGGGCGAGAAGCAGGGGCCAGATGGGTGTCCGGCTCAAGGCCAGGCTCCTTTCCGTCCATTGGGTAAAGATCGACGGCGAGTATGCCGTGCGGCCGAGGTCCCAGGAGACCGAGACGCCCCGGTGTAA
- the ssb gene encoding single-stranded DNA-binding protein: MSNHFAGRGNLGADPDLKHVEIDGEPRAVAALRIYFDRPVPDGDGGFTDKGGFWLPVNLWGPKAETIAKLLRKGARVRVEGTLVQDTWDDRETGEPARRIEVQADSIDLDLARVEAITFRAKGDGEPTDPRRDPAHRRERAPSAAR; the protein is encoded by the coding sequence ATGTCGAATCATTTCGCGGGCCGCGGCAACCTCGGCGCCGATCCCGATCTCAAGCACGTCGAGATCGACGGCGAGCCCCGCGCCGTTGCCGCGCTACGGATCTACTTCGATCGCCCGGTGCCGGACGGCGATGGCGGCTTTACCGACAAAGGAGGATTCTGGCTGCCCGTGAACCTCTGGGGCCCGAAGGCTGAGACGATCGCGAAGCTGCTCCGCAAAGGGGCGCGGGTGCGCGTCGAAGGGACGCTCGTGCAGGACACTTGGGACGACAGGGAGACCGGGGAGCCGGCGAGACGCATCGAGGTGCAGGCCGACAGTATCGACCTTGATCTCGCTCGGGTCGAAGCGATCACCTTCCGCGCGAAAGGCGATGGCGAACCCACGGACCCCCGCCGGGATCCTGCGCACCGCCGCGAACGCGCGCCGAGCGCCGCTCGCTGA
- a CDS encoding STY4528 family pathogenicity island replication protein, with protein MRALETCLEASLDRLLSGSEASPSALLVLSAWHEAMPALVHLDPVLEAVDSRVFAVLWLWAREQGRSTVAFPSYDYLIKRTNVQARSTVARSLAILRITRWVTLCRRVRDRSGRYRGNIYALHDEPLGLESSFYLDPGYMAFLQDATRHHHARVRQVAVAMLQSLGECINDGEDVLATPPLSQADQRLEALSAIRGKGSGNFFGFRHGALSALRSWRWTVERGSQVHDAEPRVTHRVQNSNAVEAKILDADQVQNSNSALCSSSRYIKKTTTTSDQEPERKNFYPPLVYPEGLSENERRLAEMYLRDLEAALQQALLDELGEKIRAQAKTNRPVRNPIGLLAWMCKEARAGQPPLTSAHLQYQARRERERLLREHDEAEKRRITELGVRRGAAIPAARDGGSR; from the coding sequence ATGCGAGCGCTCGAAACCTGTCTCGAGGCGAGCCTCGATCGGTTGCTCTCGGGAAGCGAGGCCTCGCCGAGCGCGCTCTTGGTCTTGAGCGCCTGGCATGAGGCCATGCCCGCGCTCGTCCATCTCGACCCGGTGCTCGAGGCCGTGGACTCCCGCGTTTTCGCCGTGCTGTGGCTCTGGGCGCGGGAGCAGGGACGGAGCACGGTGGCCTTCCCGTCCTATGACTACCTCATCAAGCGCACCAATGTGCAGGCGCGATCGACCGTGGCGCGTTCTCTGGCCATCCTGCGGATCACCCGCTGGGTCACCCTCTGCCGGCGGGTGCGGGATCGATCCGGGCGCTATCGCGGGAACATCTATGCCCTGCACGACGAGCCCCTGGGGCTCGAGAGCAGCTTCTATCTGGACCCAGGCTACATGGCCTTCTTGCAGGACGCGACCCGCCACCACCACGCACGGGTGCGCCAAGTCGCGGTGGCCATGCTCCAGAGCCTTGGGGAGTGCATCAATGACGGCGAGGATGTGCTCGCAACCCCACCCCTGTCGCAAGCCGATCAGCGTCTCGAGGCCCTCTCGGCGATCCGTGGAAAGGGCAGTGGCAACTTCTTTGGGTTCCGGCACGGGGCATTGTCGGCTCTCCGATCCTGGCGGTGGACGGTGGAGAGAGGATCACAGGTTCACGATGCCGAGCCGCGTGTCACGCACCGAGTTCAAAATTCAAACGCGGTGGAGGCAAAAATTTTAGACGCCGACCAAGTTCAAAATTCGAACTCGGCTCTATGTAGTAGTAGTAGATATATAAAAAAAACTACTACAACATCGGATCAGGAACCGGAGCGCAAAAATTTTTACCCGCCTCTGGTCTACCCGGAGGGCCTGTCCGAGAACGAACGGCGCTTGGCCGAGATGTACCTGCGAGATTTGGAAGCGGCGCTCCAGCAGGCGCTTCTCGACGAGCTCGGCGAGAAGATCCGCGCGCAAGCGAAAACCAATCGCCCGGTCCGGAACCCGATCGGACTCCTGGCCTGGATGTGCAAGGAGGCGAGGGCAGGACAGCCGCCCTTGACCAGTGCTCACCTGCAGTACCAAGCACGCCGGGAGCGCGAACGGCTCCTGCGTGAGCACGATGAGGCGGAGAAACGCAGGATCACCGAGCTTGGAGTGCGGCGGGGGGCGGCCATACCGGCGGCACGAGACGGTGGGTCTCGGTGA
- a CDS encoding TIGR03761 family integrating conjugative element protein, giving the protein MLQTRHAQQVFMGRKASAEKPYIIGLTRFGAILSQLQVCVLADDPYADWWLLKVEEALEQAAEEINALRERVEEQLRRTPGMEVKIAETLQAVRVPLQFRNPYAYSAARVLSDFDTLVRGVLTARHIGLMDRREAERCMTLGARALRRAMSAALGYRYEGVKREDLREGNAKAQKARERMGEVPPEVLDGHRRARHAPERRPIVKPPAGTAGLMRSGGLLDLPSRSE; this is encoded by the coding sequence ATGCTCCAGACCCGCCATGCGCAGCAGGTGTTCATGGGGCGGAAAGCGAGCGCGGAGAAGCCCTACATCATCGGCCTCACCCGGTTCGGGGCGATCCTGTCTCAGCTCCAGGTCTGCGTCTTGGCCGATGACCCTTATGCGGACTGGTGGCTCCTCAAGGTCGAGGAGGCCCTTGAGCAGGCCGCAGAAGAGATCAACGCACTGCGCGAGCGGGTCGAGGAGCAATTGCGGCGCACCCCCGGCATGGAGGTCAAGATCGCCGAGACGCTCCAGGCCGTGCGGGTGCCCTTGCAGTTTCGCAACCCCTACGCGTACTCGGCGGCGCGCGTCCTCTCGGACTTCGATACGCTGGTCCGGGGCGTGCTCACCGCCCGGCACATCGGGCTCATGGACCGGCGCGAGGCCGAGCGCTGCATGACCCTCGGCGCCCGGGCCTTGCGGCGGGCCATGAGCGCCGCGCTCGGCTACAGGTACGAGGGCGTGAAGCGCGAGGACCTTCGCGAGGGTAATGCCAAGGCGCAGAAAGCACGTGAGCGGATGGGGGAGGTGCCCCCCGAGGTCCTTGATGGCCACCGGCGGGCCCGGCATGCACCGGAGAGGCGCCCCATCGTCAAGCCACCGGCCGGCACGGCGGGCTTGATGCGGTCCGGGGGGCTCTTGGACCTCCCCAGCCGGTCGGAATGA
- a CDS encoding DUF2857 domain-containing protein yields MRTSKEAELNVALLQYVAKCAGEGDDRALTHLGLERPDAEAAESLGFGDLDLLSSVHFPLLRASAIDRNVFQRLVSHVRLERASKSLRDELLAHDAPLPLMHHFFGMDSSEYAERGRSLRVVRLIGRPREPTEVEERAIWRAYQDLDKNGEGDLTADDYLALHRITGIPLRTLWLVFQRTRGAAPTKGPAGAAG; encoded by the coding sequence ATGCGGACCAGCAAAGAAGCCGAGCTCAACGTGGCGCTCTTGCAGTACGTCGCGAAGTGTGCCGGCGAAGGCGATGATCGGGCCCTCACTCACCTAGGGCTCGAGCGGCCGGATGCTGAGGCCGCGGAGTCGCTCGGGTTCGGAGATCTGGACCTCTTGAGCTCGGTCCACTTCCCGCTCCTACGCGCGAGCGCCATCGACCGCAACGTCTTCCAGCGCTTGGTGAGCCACGTGCGCCTCGAACGGGCCTCGAAGTCCCTGCGAGACGAGCTCCTGGCGCACGACGCGCCCCTCCCGCTCATGCACCACTTCTTCGGGATGGACTCGAGCGAGTATGCCGAGCGGGGCCGAAGCCTGCGGGTGGTGCGGCTCATCGGCCGGCCGCGGGAGCCTACCGAGGTCGAAGAGCGTGCCATCTGGCGAGCGTATCAAGACCTCGACAAAAACGGGGAAGGGGACCTGACCGCCGACGATTACCTGGCCCTCCACCGAATCACCGGGATCCCGCTCCGGACCCTCTGGCTGGTGTTCCAGCGCACCCGCGGCGCGGCCCCAACGAAGGGCCCCGCGGGAGCGGCAGGGTAG